One window of Streptomyces sp. NBC_00273 genomic DNA carries:
- a CDS encoding DUF485 domain-containing protein, whose amino-acid sequence MDKHEGRDTGTIRLDDPWYDALAVGWGEGEETSQPAPVPVGGRPAPGASEIYLEVQRSAAFQEVRTRYRRFVVPATAGFFLWYVAYVVAATAAPGLMARPVAGAVNVAMLAGLGQFLSTFLLTWAYARHARLRRDRAALDLRWTVFEQEHGAERTRARRAGR is encoded by the coding sequence GTGGACAAGCACGAAGGTCGTGATACCGGAACGATCCGGTTGGACGACCCCTGGTACGACGCGCTGGCCGTCGGGTGGGGCGAGGGTGAGGAAACGTCCCAGCCGGCCCCGGTTCCCGTGGGCGGACGCCCCGCGCCCGGAGCATCCGAGATCTACCTCGAAGTGCAGCGCAGCGCCGCCTTCCAGGAGGTGCGCACCCGCTACCGCAGGTTCGTCGTCCCCGCCACCGCCGGGTTCTTCCTCTGGTACGTCGCCTACGTGGTCGCCGCCACCGCCGCGCCCGGCCTGATGGCCCGGCCCGTGGCGGGCGCGGTCAACGTGGCCATGCTGGCGGGACTCGGCCAGTTCCTCAGCACCTTCCTGCTGACCTGGGCCTACGCCCGGCACGCGCGGCTGCGCCGGGACCGGGCCGCGCTCGATCTGCGCTGGACCGTCTTCGAGCAGGAGCACGGCGCCGAGCGGACCCGGGCGAGGAGGGCCGGCCGGTGA
- a CDS encoding DNA gyrase/topoisomerase IV subunit B codes for MTADTSVPSSALLSGADRDGSNYTARHLLVLEGLEAVRKRPGMYIGSTDSRGLMHCLWEIIDNSVDEALGGYCDHIEVILHEDASVEVRDNGRGIPVDVEPKTGLSGIEVVMTKLHAGGKFGGGSYAASGGLHGVGASVVNALSARLDVEVDRNSSTHAISFRRGVPGMFTEQGPDSPFDPANGLRKVKRVAKGKTGTRVRYWADRQIFLKDARLNLETLYQRARQTAFLVPGLTLVVRDERGIDGAGKTEETFRFDGGISEFCEYLAQDKAVCDVLRLTGSGTFKETVPVLDDRGHMTPTEVTRELGVDIALRWGTGYETGVKSFVNIIATPKGGTHVTGFERSVAKTVNEVLRSAKLLRVAEDDVVKDDAMEGMTAVVTVRLAEPQFEGQTKEVLGTSAATRIVAAVVAKELKAFLTSTKRDDKQQARAVMEKIVAAARTRIAARQHKEAQRRKTALETSSLPAKLADCRSDDVDRSELFIVEGDSALGTAKLARNSEFQALLPIRGKILNVQKSSISDMLKNAECGAIIQVIGAGSGRTFDIDAARYGKIVLLVDADVDGAHIRCLLLTLFQRYMRPMVEAGRVFAAVPPLHRIELVQPKKGQDKYVYTYSDNELRQTLLEYQRKNVRYKDSIQRYKGLGEMDADQLAETTMDPRHRTLRRINIGDLDSAEQVFDLLMGNEVAPRKEFITSSAATLDRSRIDA; via the coding sequence GTGACCGCCGACACGTCCGTGCCTTCCAGCGCGCTGCTGTCCGGAGCAGACCGGGACGGTTCCAACTACACCGCGCGGCACCTGCTCGTCCTCGAAGGGCTGGAGGCCGTCCGCAAGCGCCCCGGCATGTATATCGGCTCCACCGACAGCCGGGGCCTCATGCACTGCCTGTGGGAGATCATCGACAATTCCGTCGACGAGGCCCTGGGCGGCTACTGCGACCACATCGAGGTGATCCTCCACGAGGACGCCTCCGTCGAGGTCCGCGACAACGGCCGCGGCATCCCCGTGGACGTCGAGCCCAAGACCGGCCTGTCAGGCATCGAGGTCGTCATGACCAAGCTGCACGCCGGCGGCAAGTTCGGCGGTGGCTCGTACGCGGCCTCCGGCGGCCTGCACGGCGTCGGCGCCTCCGTGGTCAACGCCCTCTCCGCCCGTCTTGACGTCGAGGTCGACCGCAACAGCTCGACCCACGCCATCAGCTTCCGGCGCGGCGTCCCGGGCATGTTCACCGAGCAGGGCCCCGACAGCCCCTTCGACCCCGCCAACGGCCTCCGCAAGGTCAAGCGGGTCGCCAAGGGCAAGACCGGCACCCGGGTCCGTTACTGGGCCGACCGCCAGATCTTCCTCAAGGACGCCCGGCTCAACCTGGAGACGCTCTACCAGCGTGCCCGCCAGACCGCCTTCCTCGTCCCCGGCCTGACCCTGGTCGTCCGCGACGAGCGCGGCATCGACGGGGCCGGCAAGACCGAGGAGACCTTCCGCTTCGACGGCGGCATCAGCGAGTTCTGCGAGTACCTCGCCCAGGACAAGGCCGTCTGCGACGTGCTGCGGCTGACCGGATCGGGCACCTTCAAGGAGACCGTCCCGGTCCTCGACGACCGCGGCCACATGACCCCGACCGAGGTCACCCGCGAGCTCGGCGTGGACATCGCCCTGCGCTGGGGCACGGGGTACGAGACCGGCGTCAAGTCCTTCGTGAACATCATCGCCACCCCCAAGGGCGGCACCCACGTCACCGGCTTCGAACGCTCCGTGGCCAAGACCGTCAACGAGGTGCTGCGCTCGGCCAAGCTGCTGCGCGTCGCCGAGGATGACGTGGTCAAGGACGACGCGATGGAGGGCATGACGGCCGTCGTCACCGTCCGGCTCGCCGAGCCGCAGTTCGAGGGCCAGACCAAGGAGGTGCTCGGCACCTCCGCGGCCACCCGGATCGTCGCCGCCGTGGTCGCCAAGGAGCTCAAGGCATTCCTGACCTCCACCAAGCGCGACGACAAGCAGCAGGCCCGCGCCGTGATGGAGAAGATCGTCGCGGCGGCCCGGACCAGGATCGCGGCCCGTCAGCACAAGGAGGCGCAGCGTCGCAAGACGGCGCTGGAGACCTCCTCGCTCCCCGCCAAGCTGGCCGACTGCCGCAGCGACGACGTGGACCGCAGCGAGCTCTTCATCGTCGAGGGCGACTCCGCCCTCGGTACCGCGAAGCTCGCCCGGAACTCGGAGTTCCAGGCGCTCCTGCCCATCCGCGGCAAGATCCTCAACGTCCAGAAGTCCTCGATCTCGGACATGCTCAAGAACGCCGAGTGCGGGGCGATCATCCAGGTCATAGGAGCCGGCTCGGGCCGGACCTTCGACATCGACGCCGCGCGGTACGGCAAGATCGTGCTGCTCGTGGACGCCGACGTCGACGGCGCGCACATCCGCTGCCTGCTGCTCACGCTCTTCCAGCGGTACATGCGGCCGATGGTCGAGGCCGGCCGGGTCTTCGCGGCCGTGCCGCCGCTGCACCGGATCGAGCTGGTCCAGCCGAAGAAGGGCCAGGACAAGTACGTCTACACGTACTCGGACAACGAGCTGCGCCAGACCCTGCTGGAGTACCAGCGCAAGAACGTCCGGTACAAGGACTCGATCCAGCGCTACAAGGGTCTCGGCGAGATGGACGCGGACCAGCTGGCGGAGACCACCATGGACCCCCGCCACCGCACCCTGCGCCGGATCAACATCGGCGACCTGGACTCGGCCGAGCAGGTCTTCGACCTGCTCATGGGCAATGAGGTGGCCCCGCGCAAGGAGTTCATCACGAGCTCCGCGGCGACCCTGGACCGCTCGCGCATCGACGCCTGA
- a CDS encoding DUF7455 domain-containing protein, with protein sequence MTTVLTPATPLTAADRCDRCGAQAYLRVVLLSGGELLFCAHHGRKFEPELKKIAAEIQDETERLTSAPAAHAEPEDR encoded by the coding sequence GTGACTACTGTTCTGACACCCGCGACCCCGCTGACGGCCGCTGACCGATGCGACCGTTGCGGCGCCCAGGCATATCTGCGCGTCGTCCTGCTGAGCGGCGGTGAACTGCTCTTCTGCGCCCACCACGGGCGCAAGTTCGAGCCGGAACTCAAGAAGATCGCCGCGGAAATACAGGATGAGACCGAGCGGCTCACGTCCGCTCCGGCTGCCCATGCCGAACCCGAGGACCGCTGA
- a CDS encoding serine protease — translation MRRPFARALAGALTLAAGAAAAPFAQVPQAAADSVVIGGKPVKVADSPWVVALASRDRFGGTRGGQFCGGVVVSPTRVLTAAHCLGSQVLGGPVESVADFRVIAGRTELRAAEGREIAVRGARVNPAYDPASNAGDLAVLELAESVPAHYVLPMAGAGHSAYAAGTGAAVYGWGDTSGFGDYAYGLRAAGVTVFADEVCERAYPGDADGQYRAASMVCAGDGGGGKDACQGDSGGPLVAQGRLIGLVSWGRGCGRADSPGVYTRVAPLVDFVLAPETGAQPGEVQGIGWGAHGASGPHSGPVQGRRTP, via the coding sequence ATGCGTCGTCCCTTTGCCCGTGCTCTGGCGGGAGCGCTGACCCTGGCGGCGGGAGCGGCCGCGGCGCCGTTCGCCCAGGTGCCACAGGCGGCCGCGGACAGCGTGGTGATCGGCGGGAAGCCGGTGAAGGTGGCCGACAGCCCCTGGGTCGTCGCCCTCGCCAGCCGTGACCGGTTCGGGGGTACGCGGGGCGGGCAGTTCTGCGGCGGTGTGGTCGTGTCCCCGACCAGGGTGCTGACGGCGGCGCACTGCCTGGGCAGCCAGGTGCTGGGAGGCCCGGTCGAGTCGGTGGCCGACTTCCGGGTGATCGCCGGGCGTACGGAGCTCCGGGCGGCCGAGGGCCGGGAGATCGCGGTGCGCGGGGCGAGGGTGAACCCGGCCTACGACCCGGCGAGCAATGCCGGGGACCTCGCCGTTCTGGAGCTGGCCGAGTCCGTACCGGCCCACTACGTGCTGCCCATGGCCGGGGCGGGGCATTCCGCCTACGCGGCGGGGACCGGGGCGGCGGTGTACGGCTGGGGCGACACGAGCGGCTTTGGTGACTACGCGTACGGGCTGCGTGCCGCCGGGGTGACGGTGTTCGCGGACGAGGTCTGCGAGCGCGCCTACCCCGGGGACGCGGACGGGCAGTACCGCGCGGCGTCCATGGTGTGCGCGGGGGACGGCGGCGGCGGCAAGGACGCCTGCCAGGGGGACAGCGGCGGGCCGCTGGTGGCGCAGGGCCGGCTCATCGGGCTGGTCTCGTGGGGCCGGGGCTGCGGGCGTGCCGACAGCCCCGGCGTCTACACGCGCGTCGCCCCGTTGGTCGACTTCGTGCTGGCCCCGGAGACGGGCGCGCAGCCCGGCGAGGTCCAGGGCATCGGATGGGGTGCCCACGGGGCCTCTGGGCCCCACTCAGGGCCCGTACAGGGGCGTCGCACGCCCTAG
- a CDS encoding RNA polymerase sigma factor — MFVSASTSRTLPPEIADSESVMALIERGKAEGQIAGDDVRRAFEADQIPATQWKNVLRSLNQILEEEGVTLMVSAAESPKRTTRKSVAAKSPAKRTATETVKKTAARTTAAQPAATAVPAAGAADPEIVDALAGETGTEPAAKKTAAKKTAAKKAAPAKKTAAKKTAAKKTASKKDADEAGEDETADEGPDAVKAEAEEEEEGGENKGFVISDDEDDAPAQQVVVAGATADPVKDYLKQIGKVPLLNAEQEVELAKRIEAGLFAEDKLANSDKLAPKLKRELEIIAEDGRRAKNHLLEANLRLVVSLAKRYTGRGMLFLDLIQEGNLGLIRAVEKFDYTKGYKFSTYATWWIRQAITRAMADQARTIRIPVHMVEVINKLARVQRQMLQDLGREPTPEELAKELDMTPEKVIEVQKYGREPISLHTPLGEDGDSEFGDLIEDSEAVVPADAVSFTLLQEQLHSVLDTLSEREAGVVSMRFGLTDGQPKTLDEIGKVYGVTRERIRQIESKTMSKLRHPSRSQVLRDYLD, encoded by the coding sequence TTGTTTGTGTCGGCCAGCACATCCCGTACGCTCCCGCCGGAGATCGCCGATTCCGAGTCTGTGATGGCGCTCATCGAGCGGGGCAAGGCCGAGGGGCAGATCGCCGGCGATGACGTGCGTCGGGCCTTCGAGGCTGACCAGATTCCTGCGACCCAGTGGAAGAATGTTCTGCGCAGCCTCAACCAGATCCTCGAGGAAGAGGGTGTGACGCTGATGGTCAGTGCCGCGGAGTCGCCCAAGCGCACCACCCGCAAGAGCGTCGCAGCCAAGAGCCCCGCCAAGCGGACGGCCACCGAGACCGTCAAGAAGACGGCGGCCAGGACGACGGCAGCGCAGCCCGCGGCCACCGCGGTCCCGGCAGCCGGGGCGGCGGACCCGGAGATCGTGGACGCGCTCGCGGGGGAGACCGGAACGGAGCCCGCCGCCAAGAAGACCGCGGCGAAGAAGACGGCCGCCAAGAAGGCCGCGCCCGCCAAGAAGACCGCTGCCAAGAAGACGGCGGCCAAGAAGACCGCCTCCAAGAAGGACGCGGACGAGGCGGGCGAGGACGAGACCGCGGACGAGGGTCCTGACGCCGTCAAGGCCGAGGCCGAGGAAGAGGAGGAGGGCGGGGAGAACAAGGGCTTCGTCATCTCCGACGACGAGGACGACGCCCCCGCCCAGCAGGTCGTGGTCGCCGGCGCCACCGCCGACCCGGTCAAGGACTACCTCAAGCAGATCGGCAAGGTCCCCCTCCTCAACGCCGAGCAGGAGGTGGAGCTCGCCAAGCGCATCGAGGCGGGTCTGTTCGCCGAGGACAAGCTGGCGAACTCCGACAAGCTGGCGCCCAAGCTCAAGCGCGAGCTGGAGATCATCGCCGAGGACGGACGCCGCGCGAAGAACCACCTGCTGGAGGCCAACCTCCGTCTCGTGGTCTCCCTCGCCAAGCGCTACACGGGCCGCGGCATGCTCTTCCTGGACCTGATCCAGGAGGGCAACCTGGGTCTGATCCGCGCGGTCGAGAAGTTCGACTACACCAAGGGCTACAAGTTCTCGACCTATGCCACGTGGTGGATCCGGCAGGCGATCACGCGTGCCATGGCCGACCAGGCACGGACCATCCGCATCCCGGTGCACATGGTCGAGGTCATCAACAAGCTCGCCCGCGTCCAGCGCCAGATGCTCCAGGACCTGGGCCGCGAGCCCACCCCGGAGGAGCTGGCCAAGGAACTCGACATGACCCCCGAGAAGGTCATCGAGGTCCAGAAGTACGGACGCGAGCCGATCTCCCTGCACACGCCGCTCGGTGAGGACGGCGACAGCGAGTTCGGTGACCTCATCGAGGACTCCGAGGCGGTCGTCCCGGCCGATGCGGTGAGCTTCACGCTGCTGCAGGAGCAGTTGCACTCGGTGCTCGACACCCTGAGCGAGCGCGAGGCCGGCGTGGTCTCGATGCGCTTCGGCCTCACGGACGGCCAGCCCAAGACCCTCGACGAGATCGGCAAGGTCTACGGGGTCACGCGCGAGCGGATCCGCCAGATCGAGTCGAAGACGATGTCGAAGCTCCGGCACCCGTCCCGCTCCCAGGTGCTGCGCGACTACCTGGACTGA
- a CDS encoding FadR/GntR family transcriptional regulator, with the protein MSTLAHTMMTAARHADSGLAGPGELDRYPYAETPGSDRVGAPHWDGADVELSRVGRRAAGSRGRGLHGQLVQQLGQMIVSGDLGADRPLVPEEIGQRFEVSRTVVRESLRVLEAKGLVSARPNVGTRVRPVADWNLLDPDIIEWRAFGPQRDDQRRELGELRWTIEPLAARLAAGHGRPDIQQRLSDMVEIMGHALGQGDAITFARADNEFHALLIQVAGNRMLEHLSGIVTAALQVSGSPITACDRPSETCVAHHARMVEALAAGDATGAENAMRQLLTVHPEVERVVPAPREH; encoded by the coding sequence GTGAGTACCCTTGCGCACACCATGATGACCGCCGCCCGCCACGCCGACTCCGGCCTCGCCGGCCCGGGCGAACTCGACCGCTACCCCTACGCGGAGACCCCCGGGTCCGACCGCGTCGGAGCGCCCCACTGGGACGGTGCCGACGTCGAGTTGAGCCGCGTCGGCCGCCGAGCGGCAGGCAGCCGTGGACGCGGACTGCACGGCCAACTCGTCCAACAACTCGGCCAGATGATCGTTTCCGGCGACCTCGGGGCGGACCGCCCGCTGGTCCCCGAGGAAATCGGCCAGCGCTTCGAGGTCTCCCGCACGGTCGTCCGCGAATCGCTGCGGGTCCTGGAGGCCAAGGGCCTCGTCAGTGCCCGCCCCAACGTCGGCACCCGGGTCCGCCCCGTCGCCGACTGGAACCTGCTCGACCCCGACATCATCGAATGGCGCGCCTTCGGTCCCCAGCGCGACGACCAGCGCCGCGAGCTCGGCGAGCTCCGCTGGACCATCGAGCCGCTCGCCGCCCGCCTCGCCGCCGGCCACGGCCGGCCGGACATCCAGCAGCGCCTCTCGGACATGGTCGAGATCATGGGCCACGCCCTCGGCCAGGGCGACGCGATCACCTTCGCGCGCGCCGACAACGAATTCCACGCGCTCCTCATCCAGGTCGCCGGAAACCGCATGCTGGAGCACCTCTCCGGCATCGTGACCGCCGCCCTCCAGGTCTCCGGCAGCCCGATCACCGCCTGCGACCGCCCGAGCGAGACCTGCGTCGCACACCACGCGCGGATGGTCGAGGCCCTTGCCGCGGGTGACGCGACGGGCGCCGAGAACGCCATGCGCCAGCTCCTGACGGTTCATCCGGAGGTCGAGCGCGTGGTTCCCGCCCCGCGCGAGCACTGA